One stretch of Streptomyces hygroscopicus DNA includes these proteins:
- a CDS encoding 3-oxoacyl-ACP synthase, translating to MSDAHAATEPQKATKVAPLRRVGDRHISCWRSGANVRDTA from the coding sequence ATGAGCGACGCACACGCGGCCACTGAGCCGCAGAAGGCGACGAAAGTCGCACCTCTGCGCCGCGTGGGCGACCGTCACATCAGCTGCTGGCGCAGCGGGGCGAATGTAAGGGACACCGCATGA